In Palaemon carinicauda isolate YSFRI2023 unplaced genomic scaffold, ASM3689809v2 scaffold246, whole genome shotgun sequence, the genomic window aaaaggaaattgagtcgtaaacagagagaaggatccaatgtaatactgtctagccagtcaagggactcaataactctctagcggtagtatctcaacggttggctggtgccctggtcaacctactacaatGAGAGGTGATATGTTTTTAGTCCTACCGAGATCGGAAACCACTGAAGAAGATGGGCGATGCCCTCACCTCCCGAGAAAATATTATTAGCCTATTTGAAATGTCGCTACCTGGCAATTTGCTAGACAGGAGTTTAAGACTTGCTCAAgattgatagttttttgtagtgtctggaacctcaccatccatcTGTGCTAAAGATGGAGTGGTGGGTTTCGGGCGAGCATATAGGTCTAcgtgctcagtcatcagcagccattgcctggccctcccctggtcctagcttgggtgaagagggagcctttggcactgatcatatctgtatattgtcagtctctatggcattgtcactatccGTTGCCTCAActattcatgagcaatctttaaaccaTGAATTTTATGCTTCTTCAGCCAGGTCACCAAGTGCGGGTTCTGAATCAAACCTCCAACCTCTGGGGTCGGACggatgtttaaaggttactcgtgaatggcagaggaaagggacagtgacagaacCTTAGCAAGACTATACTCTTAGAGTCTGACTACAGTATATACAAGCCCCCCTTTCCTCCCaagataggatcagggagggccagacaatagctgatgaCTCCTCGGCAGGTAGACGAATACGCTCCCACAAAACCcagtcctttgctcacaaggacggTTAGGCTGCAGACACTGCAattaactatcaagtttgagcgggtctcCAACCCCCGTCCAATAGATCTCCAGGCAGATATATTTATAATTAGCTACCACAAcccaaaaaaatattattgatttataacaaaattatattcacATGGAAACCCTGTGCTCTGTAGGACCTAggaagatctgtttgtcgtatacattctttggTATTTAcagtatcacatatatatatatatatatatatatatatatatatatatatatatatatatatatatatatatatatatatatcctcctgcgcctattgatgcaaagggccttggataGATTATGCCAGTCTTCCCTATCTAGAACTTATAAATCAACAGTTCCccactcaccatctcctacttcacgtttcatagtcctcagccatacaggccttggtcttccaactcttctaagtgcCTTTACAAAAGAAAAATCCGCTCACACACTTACATAAGTTTAAATTTATAAATTAACCATTAAACCTATTATTTCCCTTGCGTAGACGGTACCAGCTTGAATTAATAAATAAGCCAGTAAACCAGTATTTTCTCCTGGCAAATGCTAAATACAATAGTTACCCCAATTATTTATGAAATACCCGTTTTCATTTAATTGAAAATTCCCGTTTTCATTTAATTGTAAATTCCTGTTTTCAACTAATTGAAAATTCCCGTTTTCATTTAATTGTAAATTCCCGTTTTCATTTAATTGTAAATTCCCGTTTTCATTTAATTGTAAATTCCCTTTTTCATTTAATTGAAAATTCCCGTTTTCATTTAATTGGAAATTCCCGTTTTCATCTAATTGTAAATTCCCGTTTTCATCTAATTGAAAATTCCCGTTTTCATACAATTGTAAATTCCCATTTTCATTTAATTGTAAATTCCCGTTTTCATCTAATTGAAAATTCCCGTTTTCATCtaattgaaaattcctgttttcaTTTAATTGTAAATTCCCGTTTTCTCTCATATTTTACATTCGTTAATGCATAATGTTTTAGAATGgattatttattaacatatttattcatatcttaaaagccaaaattattatttaatttaaataGTTACTTGAGATGTTTTGAGACCTTTTTGTATATACAAATAGTCCTATTTATATTTAGGTTACACACTTGAATAGAAATAGAAATGtgtacagtagttatatatatatatatatatatatatatatatatatatatatatatattctgtatcaccatgatcagcaaagctgtcctaatcagggccacccatacaaggttagtCTTctatgagcgattagacaaaaatctcccaccatcaccaatgcctACTGGCCAAAGTactgatgaaaagtggccaaactccagacatgaattgacatgtctgaggcctttatcctgcagtggactattaatggtTGTATTTATTGTTGATTGGTGTTTATCACTTTCCTCTCCTGCGTAATTATCTGTCTGCCGCGTATCGCATACGTCCGTCAGATAAAGACGATAAACAGGGATAGTACATATGTCTCAGAACTACTGTAGTTCACTAGCTTGAgcgtacagtcaggcacactattctatcttatttatcttcctctgttttgttcagtttttatagtttatacataaaacggattttgagcgaagcgaaaaatctatttttgggtgagatggccatgtcgtcctgatggaaggttccttcagtagcttccttagggtattcATTCCTATTCCCGTTGTCATAtatactgaaggaaccttccatcaggacgacatggcttgagcccaaaaaagatgtttaatattattactgttcttgaaatattatattctaattgtacattacttctcttgtagtttatttatttccttccctcattgggctattttccccgttggagtggTCTTGCAGCATctttcttctccaactagggttgtagcttagctagtaataatcatagtCACTCTCCAATACACTTTTCCAATCGCAAAATCTTTCAATTTCTCTCTGCAACTTACCGTCTTCCGCGGACTCGGCACCACACTCCGCGACAGGAATAGTATCGCCTCTAAATCATTCTTCTCCTCACTTTATATCAGAAAACACAAAAGGATAATAACAGCCTATTGAGAATTGTTTGTCTCTTTAATAACCAATGtttgcaaagagaaaaaaaatatatatgtagatatgtttcGTGTTTCAACAAAGCATTCTATTGGTATCACTTCACGAAACACTTGGTTTAGGGCTTGTGCGAGCCAGCGACTCTTTGCTTGTTTAAATACATCGTACTTTGATGTACGCGGGGAAAAATTTACATTTGACATCAAAATGCATATTGAAACTCAAGATCACCACGTCTTACCAAATAAACTGGGTTACGCTTTACAGAGAACTTGTGAAACTTATTGGAACCCTTCGAGCATTTGAACTTTTGCCAAGGCCTAGATGTTAAGTATCGGTTGGGTTTTTAGGTTGTCCAGGCTTAGAGGTCAAGTACCAGTAGGGTTTTTTAGGTTATCCGTAGATAAGGGAGAGTCTCGGCTATCGCGAACCTGGCGAGCGAACCTGGCTTGGGGTATTAGAGGAAGTCGCATTCACTAAGATAACCCTTTGACGTAATTTACTTCTGGCAATTACCAGTTTGAtctcattcttttatcatttaCATATGTGAAAACATTACAaaacatgtaattttatatatcACTGGTTAAGATATTCATCTATACGATAAAAACTATTAAGTCCTAGTTTTGTTGCTAAGATGAGTCGAGTAAAATGTCCGAATAAACAGGTCTGGGGTTTGAGAGCTAAATCGTTTGATGAAGGGTTGGCACTCAAAGGCTTAAGTTTGTTTGTATTGTTCCTAATTCCTAGTTATCGACTTGAGGGCAAACAATCTGGCATATGCTTCACAGAGAAAAAAGTATTTCACTCTGGTATATAAGTCCGCTTCGGAactgcaataagaaaaaaataatttctctagGACCGAAGAGGAACCAGGTTTAGAGAGGCCTTGTCTGCTTTGCGGCGCCCTCGACTGAACTTCTAACTCCGCCCTCGCTCGTCATGCTGCTGTCATCCAATCATCATCCAGTCTTTCTTCGTGTTTTGATATGATTCGACTCTTTCAGAAGTTTATCCTACTtacgggctgccttcgtgcaagagcccgtggtccccttcgTTTTAAGGGGgccaatctaaaacaacaacaacaacaactgactCTTTCACAAGCTTATCCTACTtacgggctgccttcgtgcaagagcccgtggtccccttcgTTGTAAGGGGgccaatctaaaacaacaacaacaacaacattcactcTGGTATACCTGGTCGGTTAAAATTGGTTTGGTAAGGTGTAATATTAGCAAGGACAATCGGAACCAAATTAAATGACATATACGTACAGGAACTTCATTCCATATATTGTCTGTCTTGACATTAATATAATGTCATGTACAAAACATAAAAGAATTGATAAAATGCAATCTTTCTTAgacctgaaataaaaagaaatggcaTACACATGTGAAAGACTTGAATAGCCATCTTGTACATTTAAACTTCAGTGCAGCATGTACGTACACTCACGTCACGTGTCGGCGAAAATAACTTTTCTTGACTCGGGAATCCAACTCGGGTGAATCCTCTGTATCCTCCTAAGAGTGTATCTTAACAATCCATTGAAGAAGTAAACTACGCCGGGTAtcatgaaaacaaaatgaaaaacaaagtaCATCAGCCAGTACTGGACAATGTGCCTCAGACTCATATTCCTGACGAAAAGCGGCACGGATAAACCCAGGGTGTCGGCGAGGAATCGCAACATCGCCGGGTACGACAACCCCAGCACCATCATGTTGATTCCATCCATGAGGGAGGAGGACATGTGCTCTTGATTCCAACCGGATCTCGACAGGTTTGGAATGATGACTAGCCTTTCTATCTCTGCGCACAGAGCCTTCGTCTCTGCTGCCGTTCCTTTACAGAAGTTGTACTTGTCTTCAATGCCCAAGAGCCAGCCAATTCCCCTCCAGAAATGAACGAAGCCCTCTAGGTCGCGTTCGGTCGCTCCCCACGCCCCCATGGATCTTGGGTGGGCCAACATGATGCCCAGGAAGCAGTACTGAGTCAGGACCATGTCCCACTGGCTGATATACAGTGGAGGATTGGCTGGAGACTCCAAGCAGATGCCAGGTTCAGCCTGCATCTGTAAATCCTGACGTAGGGAGGGACTGAAAGGGCATTTAGGTTCGACATGTCCTTTGCTCCTGACGTTTGTCCTCTGAACTTCGTTGTAGTTCTCTGAAGAGTTGAAAATACCCGCGGCATTATTGTGAATATTCCTGACGTGTAGGATATCTTTGTGGGCTCTGTCATTGGGGTCCCAAACATCGCCCGAAAACCACGTGATGATGTGCATTATTGTCGAGACGTAGCGACGTAGCGCTCGAGTTGGGGTATCCGATTTATCTGTGTAAATTAAAGGTTTTATTATTCTGTTCATGGAAAAGGCCATAAGAAGTGACAGAAGATCagagaaaaatatacagaaaagaaATTTTTGGTAGAAACTTCTGCCCCGATCAAAGAGCTCGCGGTCGAGCCATTCGGGTTGCACCGGTGGGTTGGAAGAGTCTCCCGGTTCATTCAAACCTTCCAAAAGTTCTTTTAATCTAGGCGAGAGTTTTTCATAATTGAAATCACCTACGGAATTTTCCTTCAAATAATAATTATTGCAAATACTCTCTACACCTTTATCTCCATAAGAAACATTAGCATTGCAATCATTGTTGTTATTACACACACTTTCCGACACACCGAATCTCTCGCTGGCATTGCGTGAGGTGAGTCTCAACCTCAAATAATCCTCTGCTGATATGGAAAGGCCATTTTCTTTTAAGTCCTCGGAGCCCCCAATTCCCATGTGGCGGAGCCTGACGGAAGTTGTGCTTCCGGACACTCCAACATCTGCGTGGTTGAGCCTCGCTATTACCGGGCACTCGCGTGTACCGACCTCGTATGAGTCACTTGCCGATGAGCAGACCATCTTCATTGTTCCTGCAATTAAAGGAGCTTAttttattgtcaatttttttttatatattagttaAGTTAATAACACACAATTAGAATGGAATAATAAATGAACATAGTATAAAATTATATCAACATATCTTAGATAAATCATCCTTATttcattactgctattattattattattattattattattattattattactagccaagctacaaccctagttggaaaagcaagatgctataagcccaagggctccaat contains:
- the LOC137636184 gene encoding uncharacterized protein; translated protein: MKMVCSSASDSYEVGTRECPVIARLNHADVGVSGSTTSVRLRHMGIGGSEDLKENGLSISAEDYLRLRLTSRNASERFGVSESVCNNNNDCNANVSYGDKGVESICNNYYLKENSVGDFNYEKLSPRLKELLEGLNEPGDSSNPPVQPEWLDRELFDRGRSFYQKFLFCIFFSDLLSLLMAFSMNRIIKPLIYTDKSDTPTRALRRYVSTIMHIITWFSGDVWDPNDRAHKDILHVRNIHNNAAGIFNSSENYNEVQRTNVRSKGHVEPKCPFSPSLRQDLQMQAEPGICLESPANPPLYISQWDMVLTQYCFLGIMLAHPRSMGAWGATERDLEGFVHFWRGIGWLLGIEDKYNFCKGTAAETKALCAEIERLVIIPNLSRSGWNQEHMSSSLMDGINMMVLGLSYPAMLRFLADTLGLSVPLFVRNMSLRHIVQYWLMYFVFHFVFMIPGVVYFFNGLLRYTLRRIQRIHPSWIPESRKVIFADT